The SAR324 cluster bacterium genome contains the following window.
CAAGCTTGATAATTTTTTAAGCCTGCGGGTTGCAACCGGCGTACTTCAACACTCCCTGCCTTATCGCAGTCGAAGGAATAACCTCCCCCATCACCGTTAAGATTGATATATTCTCTGACGTGTGCGACGTTCAAAATTTTCTCTGCCCGTTTAATCACATTGTCTCTCATAACCCTCCTTTATCTCTGTATTTCCTTGAAACATACCAACATTTCGAGATCCTGGTCTTTTTCAGGAGACAATGCCAAATACCCGTATTTGGCACCTTCTGAATGGAACCCGTAGTGTCCTTCATATCCAATATACGCCAACTTAACGGCTTGGTCTCTTTTTATTCGTCTGCATAGCCAATCGAATGGTCTTGTCCTCACAAATTCATTTACTTTCTTCAAAGTGGAAAACATAATGACTTCTTTCGACTCCATTGACCCTTTTCCTGGTTTGTTCTCTTCAACTGTTCTATCAAACATAACATAATACATACTTTCCCTTTTCAGCCTTCATAAACGGTTGCGATGCCTGCTCTTCCATGCTCCTCTAGTGCATAGAGGCACCTGTATTTTGCCTTCTCAGGCAACTGATCGACCTGTTCATAGGTCAGTAGGTGCGGGAAGCCTTCATAGTCCAACCCCCACACCTGTTTCTCAACGATCACACGCTCCAACGCCAGAACTTCATAAAACACGCCCTCAGTAGGGGCGTTGCCGTTAAATAACGAATAATTCATAAACCCTCCTTTGCCCTTGCCTGGAATATCAAACATCTCAGAGTATTTCTGCTCGGAGCGTATTCAGCGCATCTCCCACGCCCTATATCGTCAAGTCCATCTATCAGACCGCTACAATCCCGAAAGACTTTGTAGACAGTCGTCTCTGAGCATCCCAGTTTCTTACTGATGTCTTTTACTGAGGAAGGTTCCCATTCCTCAATAAATCTCTCGGTTACTGCTTCAAGTATCGTAAAAGGTGTCATCTTGCCTCCTCTGTATCGCCCATGATCGCCCAGATTTTATGGTAAGCGATTTCCTTATGCCTTTGATCCGGTATCCTGCCAACCTCTGATTTGAAGTTCGAGTATTCAACCTCGGCCATCAATGCCTGCATGATCTGCTCATACTGGCTCTTCTGTACACAAATCCGATGGGGGTAATCGGAGTTTCTGAAAACCAAAATGTCCTCATTCACCTTTGACAGTTTCAACAGGTTCTCCAGATCCTTTTTGCTTCTGGATCGCACATGATACCGAATCTCGTCATGTGCTTTTGAATACTTCCTTACTATTGAAAAAAATCCGCTCGTTGTCATCAACCACATAATCCCTCTTCTATAAGAATTTTCTTTGCCCAGAAACGGCTGATTTGCCGTTTCCATTCAAAAAATATTATACATAATCCATTATCTTTGTTCTGCTCGGAGCGTATTCTACAAAACCACGCCCTCTGCATATATTATCCAGCCCAGGAATCATCCAGCAGTTAGCCTTAAACACTTTGTTCAACTCCCTCACGGAGCATCCAAGTTTCTTACTGATGTCTTTTACTGAGGACGGTTCCCATTCATTATTGAACTTTTCGGTTACTGCTTCAACTATCGCTTCAAGTGTCATATTGTCTCCTCTTCTAAGAATTTTCTTTTTTCGGAAACGGCTGAATTGCCGTCTCCGTCTTGTTTGTTGTTGATCTTGAATATATCATGACATGATATGTCATGGATGTCAAGTAAAAAAGCTTAACATATCAATTATTTATTTATTGATAGTCATTTTAACCCCACAACTTCTTTAGCGTGTTCACACCGTGGAGCAATAATTGCTGAGGATCCATTCCAAGCTGGGAATAGAACCCAGGGAAATTCAGAACCTCATGCGCCCTTACCAGTGCGGTTCGGTCTTCCTTTTCGACCCTTCTAAACGTGTGGGCTATTTGAAGAGCCTGTTTCCAATCTTCAGCCTTTACCAGTTGTTTCAGCCTTTCTGTTTTTGTCCCTTTTCCCGCATCCATTACTTGTTCATACATACGCCTCCTGTTTCAGGAATCCCTGTTCTTTAATGTTACTCATCCACATCCCAGCAAACACAGCTAATTCAGACTGAAGCTTTTCCCGTAGCAAAAGCTTTCCGTTGTCATTAATGATGGCCTCTTGGTATAATCCAATGGCCGGTTGATAATAACTCATCGGGTACCATTCCCCATGCCTCAATAAGAACGTCATATCTGGATCGGCAATCAAATCGCCGTTCTGCTCATAATAGTGAGCAACAGAGAACACTGTTCCATGTTCCATCGTTTCTAATTTTTCCACCACCAGCGGCTCGAAGCATCGGCTCTGATATTTCTTGTGACGTAGCTGACCGTTATTTGTCAGCACATCCAAAACAGCTTTCGCTTTGCGATTTATCTTTCTCATATATCCTCCATAGTCATTTCTTCTGTGCATAATCGCACAATATCTTGATTGATGGTGGAGATACATTCATCCACCATACCCTCGTAATACCCACTTGCCTTAAATTCATCTTTATCCTTGTAACTACAGCAACCCAAGGTTGCCGACCTTGTAAGAACATCAAACTTCACCGTAACCTGGACTGTACACCATGCCCAATCGTTCCACTCCATTTCCTCCATCACACGGTCTTCGCACTCTTTGTCATAGGATTCATCCCCAGACTTAATATAATTGCCCCTGACGGGAACGTGTTCAGGATAATTTAAGATGTCCACTCGTACCCAGTCTCTATGCGCCCATTTCATACAACCTCCCTATTTCCTTTGAATTTTACTACGGTACCATCAAAACAATACGCTGTAGCAATCACTGGAGTGGTTCCATGAACCTCGTTCAGGCGACTCATTTCTCTCAAAAAGTCCTCCTTTGTGGCAAACTCCTGCAATATGGTGTCGCCTTCAGCGTAGGTGAAAATCAACCTCTCTTCAGGATGAATCCACATTCCAAAATACCACGCATCCTGATAAGTGTCGTATTGTCTCCACCCCTCAGATCGAAGGCACACATGGTAATCAAAAAAGTACCTGTTGCCTTCATAAAACCCGTAGTAGTTCTTACATCCTTCACGGTCTACAGGGGTTGATTCCACAAATTTTCTAACTTTCATACATCCCTCTTTTGCAGGGGTTATTCAGACGCTCTTTTGGTAAGCCGGAGGCGCAACCGGCTACTTCCACACTATTACCAGTTTGCCATGAACGTGGCCCATTTCTTTTCGCCCTCTTTCTGGAGGATTTTCAAAACCTTCCGTGTTTCAGGCTTGAGCTGTGACCAGAACCTTGACAACCTGTTATCGGCGCCCTCAGCCAAGAACTGCCATAAATCTGCATGGATGCCCCAAGGTGAAATGCCTAAGCTCCTGGCCAGATTGTGATATTCCCAGCACTCGGCCACTTCATCCAAATCATACAACTTTGTCCACTCTGGTACGCTCATAAGTCCTCGCTAATATTTGTTTGTTCGACTATGTAAAAGTGAGGCCGTTTCAGCCTCACTTTTACTTCACAAAACGGGGTTCCCCCCCACTCGTATTGGAACACTGCTGGCCAATCCACATCCACGGGCGCACCATTGATCGCTACAACGGTGCTGGGTGTCCTGACTTGCCACGTCCATCGCTTTCTCATTCGCCTGATAAAGACAGTGTATTGAAACCCCCCACTGTCATGAACTTTTGCAGTTTCATACATAACCGCTCCTACGCTATTTGTGCATTCGATTCTACATCTCTCACGACTCTTGAACCGTATGTTGACCGGATGTAATCCATCCCCACGGTCTTACGGTTTCTCGACTTATACTCCTGTGGTCTGAAATACCACATCGACTTTCCTGATGCCCATTTGAACTGGGCCTTTTTCAATTCTTCTTTCCAGACTTTAGTCTCACCGGAAACCCAGACCCATGCCCCGCAAACCTCAACTCTGAGATTGAATTTCAGTATGGCATTGAGTGCTTCACTCAACTTCTCACTGTAGTCCGTTTCATGGACTTTGTGAGCCTCGTCAAATGATGTCTCGTCTTTCAGTACATCATATGCCTGATTGATCATCTTCATCATTTCCTCACCGGCTTGGTTCACGTCCGGATGATACATCCGGCACATCCGCCGATATGCCTGCTTCACATCTTCCACTGTCACTTGCCCAGACAGTCCCAAAACTCGAAACGCATCATATTTGTTCATGGTGTTCATACCGCCCTCTTTTTCAGGAGTTATTCAGACGCTCTTTTGGTAAGCCGGAGGCGCAACCGGTTACAAAACTCCTCGATCAAATGCCGCTCTTGTCTGCTCTCGATTGGATAACAGCACTTCCAGAATTTCTCGGCCTGTTCTCTTGGCCAGCTTCCGGAAGATCCTTGCCTGAGTTTTTAAGAATCGTTCTTCTCGTTCCATACCGCCCTCTTTTGCAGGGGTTCATCAGATGCACTTTTTTTGACCGGAGGCGCAACCGGCTGTTGTCTTACACTCTCAAGTGTCTACGGGAGCAATTTGATTGAATAGGCTCCTTCCCGTTTGGCACACTTCATTGCCACTTTTTTGCATTCACCATAATTACCAGAAATGTGACCATTTCGACCGTTGCATTCAAACACCCAGTTTCCAAAACCTTTTGGTTTTTTCCCGTATGCATTTTCCCAAGCCATTGTATCTACGCTAATCATGACACCCTCTTTAGTTAATGTTTTTCAGATGCTCTTTTTTTGACCGGAGGCGCAACCGGTTGTTTTGTTGTTGATCTTGAATGTATCCTGACATGATATGTCACGGATGTCAACTAAAAAAACCCTTTAATATCATATATTTTTAATTTTATGTCATAGGCTGAAGCCCAGAAGACGCCTGGGCTTGTGGGCGAGGGGTCTTGCGGGTTCATTCGTTTTCGAGGGTACTGAAAAATAATTCAACCAACCGCTCCGCAATATAGTTTTTTGACCCTCTTGTTTGCCTGTTTCCGTCCCTGAAAACAGTACAATCATCCGCAAGTTTTTCCAGTTTTTGCATATCCTCATCGAAAAGCGTCAAATTGACCGGCCTCTTTTTCAAGACGTCCATATCCCTGGGAGCTGTGCGCACGATAATCCGCAGCAATTCCGATGGCGACATTTCTCTCCTGGCAGCTTCTGCTTTCAGAAGATTGACATTACGATGGTTAAACTCAAAGGTGGTTCGGTGTTTGTGTGGCATAATATCTCCTCTACAGGTTAATGAATACCTGCATTATATGTCATGCGCCACGACTTGTCAAATCTTCTCTACAACCTTCTTTGCTTTTAATGCCTGGTCAACATCCTCAATGCTCCTGACCACATAATACTCGCAACCCGCCCATTCGACTTTCCGCTGAAACTCTAGCTGGTGTTTGGACTGCTTCCCTGTTGAGCTTTTTACCTCCAGACAGATCATGCGCCCCTGGTAACAGCAGATAATATCCGGCAGTCCCAAGTCTGGAGCGTGTCGGAATCGTTTCTCACCGTTTGTCCAGAGAGGAACACCCATATTATTCACCCGAAACGCAAACACGCCCCGATGACATCCCAGCCATTGGATGATGGCTTTCTGTGCGTTCGATTCACTCACTTTGACTTTAGCCTGCATGTTTTTTATCCTTGGTTGTAATGGGTTGGAGGAGAAGGTTTTCCACTGGTACGTCATCATCCAGCAACCCTGCTTCAGCAAGTACAAGCATGCGGGGTTTAGGTTTTTTTCTCTTATTCTTCACGGTCATTGGCCCCTTTCATGAACATAAGAATGAACAACACTGTGATCCACCAAATAATACCCAAAATCATGAATTTCATAGTTCCCCCTTCGGACTATCCTAAACAAAAATGCTGTTTGTTTTCAACAAGTCAAAGATTATCGTCATACGGATTCAGCAGTTCACTGAAAAAGTTGAACTCCGGCGAAGGTGGCAGAACAGTGATGGTTCTACCCTCCTCCAGATACAACCGAGTGTAATACTGAATTTCTTCACGCAAATGCTGATTAAAACTCACCCATTTCATCGTTTGATAATGTTTTTTTCTCCCCATAGTTTCCCCTATTGTCTGATAGAAGCCATGCCAAGCACATCGACAATAAACCAATGTGTGGAAGCAAAATAACCATATGTATCATTGTCATCTCCCCTGATGGTAACACCGTTTTCTATCCTTGAAATGTAAGCGTTTTTTTCTTTTTCTTTTTTCTTTCATGTATCCATAGCCCTCCGCATTATAGATGTTTACTGTTCGCATTATCCGGCTTTTTACCCCGACAATGCCCATCGAATGTTGATGGATACTATCCACCAACCACCTCCCCCCGTTGCTATCCAGCAACACTTGTCCAATTTTCATTGACTTTTTTTTCATATTTTTCCTATTTTTCCTAACGCATGGAATAAACATTCACTTCCCTGTCACGAACAATAGTGGCATACAGATTTGGCGGGAGTTTCCCATTGATAAAATCCCTACACAATTGAGCCTCTTCTGGACTTTCACATTGCATCAATCCAAATCCTTGCCGGAGTGCATCCCTGTATAACACTCGCAATTTTTCTAACTGTTCCTCGGTCATAGCTCCTTTCATTCAATTTTCCGTGCCGTGACTCGGCTTTCAGAAGACCGAATGTAAGCTCTCACAAGTTGTTCAACAGTCACACAGTTTCCTCCTCAATAATTTTTACCCAGTTCTTCATTTTTTGAAGTTGTCGCTGGTCAAGGTACCGATACACTAATTTCCTGGCCCGCTGATATTGGCCAGCACCAACACAGATAAAATACTTTTCACCAATCGTGACGTGATCTATGATTTGACTCATAGCCCGCTCAAAATCTTCATATGTGTCTACATTTTCAATGACCAGGGTACGGCCATCGTCACCCAATGCTTCAAAATTTTCCCTGTCAGTCATAAATAGCTCCCTTCTCAAAATTATTGCTATTCAATTTACGGTACCGTGGCTCGTTTTTTTTTACTTGGTCTAGGTGGATGTATAGGCAACCCATCTATTTTATCGCCTACAGCCTTCCTGATAACCTACATATCGAATTGCCCTGTTTGTTTATGATGGGATTTTGTTCCTCCAGGATGCTCTGCCAAATTTGAATTCTCATTCAACACGAACAACCTTTTTACAAGCTCTTTATGAGCCTGTTTTTCTGCTGTGATCTGGTCAAGGTTCATCTTTTGCGTTTGTTCAAACATCTCTTTTTCAAGTTCAGTCCATTTGCCTATGAGCTTCAAACACTTTGGATCATAGGCATGATGGGAAAGCCTCCTGTTTTGCTCCATAATCCCCATGCAAGACCGTGGCTCATCTTCCGGCACATAAACTGCCATGAACTCCCACCGTTTATCTGCAAGCTCGTTATAATCCATTTGACAAAGGGCGACCCATCCCCCTATCCCTGAGATAGCCGAAGCAATCCCACCGTCCTTGAAAACAGGCGAATGATAAGGCCCACAGGAAGCAATTGACAAAAGCACCTGCCCCCAACTTGCCTCGTTCTGTTTTCTTTCGTCTGCGTAACCAGATTTTAAGTTGAGGAGCTTAATGAACTCACCCGTTGACGGGAAGAAGCCATCAGGCTTTTCTGATAAACACTTGTTGCAGCCTTTCTTGATCTGCTCGTCAGTATAACCCTCAAGCATCATATGCCATAATTGTACTGTGTCTTGATCAATCTTGATTTGCTGGTTTCCGTGCCGGTAATTCGCACGGAAGAGCTGAAGTGTTTTGATGATTACATCACGCATTTCCATGTTCCACCTCCAAAACTTGGGTTTTAGCCATTCTTTCCATAGCCTCATCCAGTGCGTCTCTCGGTGTTTCTCTCGTTCTCCCTGCTTTTTGCTTCGGCTTTTCGTGAAAACCTATCGCCGCAATAAGCCCCCTGAACGTTTCAAAGCCTTCAACCGCCTGGCAGTGTTCGCCCCATGCCTCAACAGCAAAATCAATCCCGTGCTGGTCGAGTTGAACTGACAGTTGCCCACACATTGAGTTACTCAGACGCTCCGGATGAAGGCCGTCTGGATGGATCTGGTCTTTCAGAATGATCCTCCTCACCATCTCTGGTATTTTTGGGTTCAATGGGACTGCCTTGAATATTCTGAACGAGTCAAACCACTCAAAAAACGAATCTTTGTCATGGACATCAAAAACTTTTTCCTGAAAAACTACATTTGCAGGGTGGGGGGTGGTAGTGGTGGTGGTTTTTTCCTCATGCGCACGTGGAATGTTTCCACTACTACTACTACTACTACTGTTCTGTTCTGTTCTGTTCTGTTCTGTTCTGTTCTGTTCTGTTCTGTTCTGTTCTTGAGGAAATGAGCAGAAATTTTCAGAAATTCCCAGAAATTCGGATTTCTGCTGGTTTCTGCTGGTTTCTGCGTCAGAAATTCTGGTTTCTGACGGTTTCTGCTGATTTCTGCTGGTTTCTGCGTCAGAAACTCCTGAATCGGGTTTCTGCTTAAAATCATACCTTTCCCGCATCATCTGCCTTTTTTGAAAAAGGCCATTCAACCTTTTCTTCAAACCTTCAGAAAATAAATAGCCATCTTTGATAGTGAAAAGTTTCACCTTGACAGCATGTTGGATAAAAGAATTGAATTCCTCTTCAGAGAAACTGAATTCTTCCGCTAAAATACAAGCCTGGACATCATTCCATTCGAGTTCAGCATTGGCAGAGCTTCCAATAAACTCCAGCAGTGTCCAATAAGTTCCAACACCTGCCATCCCAAATTTGTTTTTGATATACTTCAACTTCAAATCAGCGTTTGCGTCCGTATCATGATAAAAAAATTCAGCATCGTCTCTTCTTGGTCTACCCATATACCCCTCTTTGTCAAAGAGCCACCGGCAACGGTGGCATTATTTATCAATATGTGATTTTAACATGCGGGACTATTCCCGACAAAATCATGTCCAGTATTTTTTTTGCGGTGGGGCTTTTGACACCACCGTCCACCAGGGCTTTCAAAATTTCTTCGTCCACCTCTTTACGGTGCTGTGCGTCTTTGGCTCTGGCTTCCACCAAATCTTTCTGCCGCTGTGCTTCAGCAGCAATCGCCTCCGCTTCTTTACGGGCAATCGCCTCCGCTTCCTTAATTTTCCGCTCAAGTTCTTGAGCTGCCACGGCTTTAGCACGTTCCTCAGCTTCCTCACGTATCAGCTTCTCACGTTGCTCTTGAGCTGTCTTTTCTCTCTCAGCCTGTTCTCTAGCTAACGCCTCCAGTTCCTTTTTCCTGAGTTCACGTTCCCTAGCTAACGCCTCCAGTTCCTTTTTCCTGAGTTCACGTTCCCTATCAAACAGAATATTTTCCGAGATCGCCAATTCCCAAACCGCATCAATCTCCGCCATAATGCGTTCGGCCACGAGCCTCTTTTCTTCCTCCACTTCCCAGTCTGTCAATGGCTGGCGTATTTCAACCTTCAACTGATCCAGAAAATCTCTGGCGATTTTACGTTCCGCATCAATCTTTGAGATGCGTGCCTTTTCATCTTCAACCAGCTTTTTTCCAAGGGAATCAATCACAGTCTTACTTTGTGCGACCTTGTACGCTAACGAGGCGATTGCTTTACGCCCCTTGGGGGTTGAGGTATCAGGCACCTCCCTTTTTGCTTCTTGCTCGATCTTGCGCAAGATGTCAGTCAATCCCCCGTTGGAAAAAATCACTTCAGGGTCAATGTCAACGCTTATAAGTGCCAAATCTTGTGTCATAGCTGTCTCCAATAAAAAAGCCCTACTGTGCAGGGCTTAGGTGGTTAAATTAATCCGGTTAATATCTCTCTGATCTGGCTTATTGTTTCAGCCTCAGCTAACTGAGCGATGGCTTTACTGTGTTTCTTCCAGTAGGCTGTCACGGCTTCGGCGCCATCCAGACCTGAGTCAATCAACT
Protein-coding sequences here:
- a CDS encoding DnaJ domain-containing protein, producing the protein MNKYDAFRVLGLSGQVTVEDVKQAYRRMCRMYHPDVNQAGEEMMKMINQAYDVLKDETSFDEAHKVHETDYSEKLSEALNAILKFNLRVEVCGAWVWVSGETKVWKEELKKAQFKWASGKSMWYFRPQEYKSRNRKTVGMDYIRSTYGSRVVRDVESNAQIA
- a CDS encoding VRR-NUC domain-containing protein; translation: MQAKVKVSESNAQKAIIQWLGCHRGVFAFRVNNMGVPLWTNGEKRFRHAPDLGLPDIICCYQGRMICLEVKSSTGKQSKHQLEFQRKVEWAGCEYYVVRSIEDVDQALKAKKVVEKI
- a CDS encoding DUF4373 domain-containing protein, which produces MGRPRRDDAEFFYHDTDANADLKLKYIKNKFGMAGVGTYWTLLEFIGSSANAELEWNDVQACILAEEFSFSEEEFNSFIQHAVKVKLFTIKDGYLFSEGLKKRLNGLFQKRQMMRERYDFKQKPDSGVSDAETSRNQQKPSETRISDAETSRNQQKSEFLGISENFCSFPQEQNRTEQNRTEQNRTEQNSSSSSSSGNIPRAHEEKTTTTTTPHPANVVFQEKVFDVHDKDSFFEWFDSFRIFKAVPLNPKIPEMVRRIILKDQIHPDGLHPERLSNSMCGQLSVQLDQHGIDFAVEAWGEHCQAVEGFETFRGLIAAIGFHEKPKQKAGRTRETPRDALDEAMERMAKTQVLEVEHGNA
- a CDS encoding cell envelope biogenesis protein TolA, which produces MTQDLALISVDIDPEVIFSNGGLTDILRKIEQEAKREVPDTSTPKGRKAIASLAYKVAQSKTVIDSLGKKLVEDEKARISKIDAERKIARDFLDQLKVEIRQPLTDWEVEEEKRLVAERIMAEIDAVWELAISENILFDRERELRKKELEALARERELRKKELEALAREQAEREKTAQEQREKLIREEAEERAKAVAAQELERKIKEAEAIARKEAEAIAAEAQRQKDLVEARAKDAQHRKEVDEEILKALVDGGVKSPTAKKILDMILSGIVPHVKITY